A stretch of Arctopsyche grandis isolate Sample6627 chromosome 9, ASM5162203v2, whole genome shotgun sequence DNA encodes these proteins:
- the LOC143917043 gene encoding opsin-1-like, translated as MAAELLPAGYSALQSFGSHAAAYGSNVTVVDKVPPNMLHMVNDHWYQFPPMNPLWHGLLGFTVGVLGIISLMGNGMVIYIFSSQKSLKTPSNILVVNLAFSDFLMMFTMAPPMVINCYNETWVLGPFMCELYGCFGSLFGCVSIWSMTMIAFDRYNVIVKGIAARPMTQGGAKLKVLGIWALSLAWTLAPFFGWNRYVPEGNMTACGTDYLTKDWFSRSYILVYAIFVYFAPLLLIIYSYFYIVQAVTAHEKAMREQAKKMNVASLRSTEQNNTSTEHKLAKVALMTISLWFVAWTPYLVINFTGIFESAPISPLATIWGSLFAKANAVYNPIVYGISHPKYRAALYKKFPALSCQSAPEETGSVASAVTNVSEEKPSA; from the exons ATGGCTGCCGAACTTCTTCCAGCTGGATACAGCGCATTGCAGTCGTTTGGGTCTCATGCTGCTGCTTATGGCTCCAACGTTACCGTCGTTGACAAAGTGCCACCCAACATGCTTCACATGGTCAACGATCActg GTATCAATTTCCCCCTATGAATCCCCTCTGGCACGGACTTCTTGGCTTTACTGTAGGTGTACTCGGAATCATATCTTTAATGGGAAACGGaatggttatttatatattctctAGTCAAAAA tcTTTGAAAACTCCTTCAAATATATTGGTTGTGAACTTGGCTTTCTCTGACTTCTTGATGATGTTCACGATGGCACCACCAATGGTTATCAATTGCTACAACGAGACTTGGGTATTAG GTCCTTTCATGTGCGAATTATATGGGTGCTTCGGATCTCTATTCGGCTGTGTATCCATCTGGTCCATGACCATGATAGCCTTCGACAGATACAACGTCATCGTCAAGGGTATCGCTGCAAGGCCCATGACTCAAGGTGGAGCAAAATTAAAGGTTCTTGGCATCTGGGCGTTGTCTCTCGCTTGGACTTTGGCTCCATTCTTCGGCTGGAATAG ATATGTACCTGAAGGAAACATGACTGCTTGCGGAACTGACTATTTGACCAAGGACTGGTTCAGCCGCAGCTACATCCTCGTCTACGCCATCTTTGTTTACTTCGCTCCTCTCCTTTTGATCATCTATTCTTATTTCTACATTGTTCAA GCCGTAACAGCTCACGAGAAAGCCATGAGAGAACAAGCCAAGAAAATGAACGTTGCATCTCTGCGATCAACTGAACAAAATAACACAAGCACTGAACACAAACTTGCCAAG GTTGCATTAATGACCATCTCTTTGTGGTTTGTCGCGTGGACTCCATACTTGGTCATCAACTTCACCGGAATTTTCGAAAGTGCACCAATTTCACCTCTAGCAACCATTTGGGGATCACTCTTTGCAAAGGCTAACGCTGTTTACAATCCAATCGTTTATGGCATCAG TCATCCTAAATATCGGGCGGCTCTCTACAAGAAATTCCCAGCTCTGTCTTGCCAATCTGCTCCAGAAGAGACAGGATCCGTGGCTTCTGCGGTTACCAACGTCTCTGAAGAAAAGCCTTCGGCGTAA